Genomic segment of Vitis riparia cultivar Riparia Gloire de Montpellier isolate 1030 chromosome 19, EGFV_Vit.rip_1.0, whole genome shotgun sequence:
CAAGTTGCAAGGAAATGGATCCATGTGTACAACGCCTGGCCATGAATAAATcacgtaattttttttttgttctaaatattaatttaaatatttttttttttttaaaaaacttatcaTTTTATCTTAATAAGTAACATAAAAATGTGTAAGAATCTGTGTTGAATTGATAGCAACATATTATCcctatccatatatatatattaaaaaaagttatgcaatatgtaatgtttttaggtctaaaaatatcaatttaaatattcaaaaaactgtttttattaatgaataatTTAACCTATGTGTACACGAAAAACAAAATTAGGGTAAGCTTGGGTTAAATGTCCAACAACCCTTCGAACCTGAACTtgtgcattattattattattattattattattattattattattattattattattattattattattattattattattattttctaattttattatatagaaaaaaaatctattaagaTGTATGatacaaaccaaaggaaaattAATATGAACATAATTTACTATAAGAAAGATGTTATCTCGATATAAATCTTACTAAggttttgagaatttgaaattatcattcaaaaaattaataatatgacttactaaggttatatttgaaattaattaaacaggAAGTGATAATATTAGCATATTCTTATAATATGACTTACTAAggttatatttgaaattaatacaCTCtactttgtgtgtgtgtgttattttttatttttttatttattttaaaagtatgtaATAGAAGTAGAAGTAGTTtccatttgagaaaaaatttatagttataaatatcatatcaaaattttacattatgataactttatttgtattatgattatTCTtctaattttgagaatttttgtaGATTTATGTCGAGATaagtaaattatgtttatattattaatctttatttagtttatatatatactgAAAATTAATCTCCATGTTTGTGTTATACttcttaatagatttttttctacataatataattagaaaaaaaattaaattagaggATGAATTCTACTAATTTTAATAACTAATatattttgtcataaaattaaattaaaaatataagtggTGATCCTCCATTAGtattttcccttattttattaggaaatgaattttgtagaagttaattttttcttagtatttagAAGTAGAACTAATTTATTTATGGTGAGCCACTGTGCAAATGGATCCATTTCCCTGGGAGCTGAATGAGTTGAGGGTGAAGAAGAATGGAATGTGAACTAACAAAATCGTAGTCAACCCCTATTTTTGTGGATGTACTccctataatttttaaataatatacatGAACTAGATGACTTTCCTATTGTGACGAATCAACCCATAATTTGGGATGTTTGCCAACTTTCCCATTAAGAAAGAGTCTAGTAATATTTTCGACACTTTCCCGTAGGTTGATGTAATATCTTTAATACTTTTCCTCGAGTAGATGCAAAGATATTTATCAATGGtagctttattaatttttagacTAATgaattgttcatttttttttttccaattattatAGTATCTTTGATAATTCAATTTTGAGTTTATGAATAGTTATTTATGCTAAAATAGTAAATGGTAATTTTCCTTTATGATTTTGTGGCATTTAGCTTTTAAAGTCTATTTGACatcgattaaaaaaaatgaggtgcttgggaaaatttaggaaaaatttataattagaaatttatggataaaaattcgATTacaataactttattatttctttttttatacataattatatttttatagattCTCACTAAAGAAATGACTTCATATCAACACACACTTTGGATTCAATTTATGAATAcgtttaacaatttttaaaataatttggaactcaaaaatagatttaataactaaaaaaaagcAATAATTAGAATGTATATTCATGAGTCATAACTTTAACTTTATTGTTTCTCATATAAATacaatgtatttttaaaattttatcactaGACAAGTAGattataaattctttaaattcaagaatgtaatttaaatatatttaaaattttcaagaatgatttgaaattcaaaaaaatgacccaaataattataaattaaataaaaaaaatttagaatattttgttagtaattgattattaaatgtgTGAAACTTTGGGTTATTTACATCTCAAAAAAGTCTAACTtcattcattattcattttaaataaaacattattaattattattatttatttttaacaaaaataaaataaagatatgttaatattcatatatttctaacatatactaaaatagtatatttttttataaaaaaatataatttatgattttattataatattattattcatattttattaaaagctatttactttttaatttatttgtaattataaaactatttttatttttaataatatttgaattaaatttaattaatattataatttacaatgtttttataaaatcaaaataaaaaaatattttaaaaacatttttttcgaacaaattttctattttcatttttaaaaagaacttgtgaagtaattttatttttataaaacattaaaaaaaaatttttttcaactttaaaacagtttttaaaaaaatgagaacaaaACACAGTGAAACGGCCCAAAGTTTTTCATTTTGTAATTATGGAATaactaattttgattaaaaaattatggaataaCTAATTTTGCTTATGTGGCAGTATTTGGTTGGTCAGTGCAATCTGCCGCAAAATCTCGCCACAGACTCAGGTGAATTTCCCGCCGACATGGCTGTTTATATATTGATCCTCCAAAACCAACTAATAATTAACCAGTTAGAGAGAGAACTCTAAGTTTTCTCGAGAAAAAACACCAAGATTACCGAGAAGATGGACTTGCACCGATCAACACTGCTGCAGACAGATCAAGCTGTCGACAAGCATTTCAACCGGAGAATTGCAAGTTCCATGCTGATGATCTTCACGTCCATGGAATCATAAAGGTTACGCCAATAAGAAGAACAATCTTCACTTTTCtgttatttctttccttctttattaatctttttaattctgAGTGCATGCATTTCTTGGTTTCTTGGTATACTGCTTTATTCATCCGTCCCTCAAATTGCGAGAAAATCAGTCCATTCGTACGGTGTCTTGCCATGAATAACTATGACAGCTTCACGTGAACGGTTGACACTCCACCCAGTATGTTGCAAGGCTAGAGGGTCTTGTTTGGTTGGGGAGAAAGTGTAGGGAAATGGAAGGACCCAAAATCTTTTAACACTGCATGGTCTCAAATTTTGGGTTTCTTCAAGAATAAGAGAACTTGTCTGGTTCTGTTTTTCGTTTGTTTTCTCTGGAACAAAATAGGGGAGGATAAAAATTTCTGTTCTCAGTAACatccttgtttgatttttgatgtTCTTTCACTTCTTTGTACAAGAAAGCTGGACGATATTGTGAATAAAAATCTCAAACCTTTCGCTATCTGCTGTCTGAAAAATATTGCGTCAAGGATGAGGAACACCACCTCCTTGGTGAGATTAATTCTACAAATTCTGTCAAGTTACTCCGAAattaaacaaatcatttttcacaaacTTCTTGTTGTGATCTGATTGAGAGCAGATGGAACCCAAAGTCGGAACTTGCATAAGACAGAAATGGCCAGTTCAAGATAATTTAAGCGGTAATTAGTCTCTTTATTCATCTATGGCTTTTCTTCTGACTCTTTCCCCCCCGTTTTCTATGAACTTGCAGagaaaatgaaagggaaaaaaaagagtggggttttatttagattttaagttttGAGATTTTGACCAGTGAAGAGTTTGATTACAGTGGCAGATATGAAGTTAATTATGTTCAAGCCAGCACTACTTCTTGGTGCCCAAACCAATATTTCACAGCTGCTGCAACTTCCTCAATTCATTGGAGGAATTTCTCCTCCTGGATCTTTTTACCGGGTAATCAATAAAGAAATAACCTTTCTTTgttgaaaaatgaaggaaattaacatggatatatttaaaaattgtttttatttcagcAATAAGATGAATCACTATGCTAAACAACTTGCAAATCATCATGTATATATCCTTTCATTCATTAtcagtttcttttcttttctttttgttcttttttttttcaatttcaaagaaaaaaaaaatctggtaacagaaatgttttcttttggtttcGTTTCCAGACACTGAAGCTACGAAAGTAGTTGTGTCAAATACCTCCCTTGACTTCTTTTGCTTTCTGGGTtgcaaaccaagaaaatataCTCTTCTGCTtcgttttattttcttttcttttctcagcaaccaaatggacATCAATGCCTGATGAGCTCCGATGCACCAAGGCCAGACGCATCACCTGGTAGTCCTGGTCGCACGCCGCCAACTAGTCCTCCTGGCAGCGCACCATCACCTGGTCATCCTGGAAGCGCACCACCACCAACTGATCCTCCTGGCAGCTGCGCAGCACCACCTAGTTCCCTTGGAAGCGCACCCCCACTCGGTAGTCCTGATGCGCCACCACCAAGTGGTCCTCCTGGCAGTGAGCCATCACCAAGTCCTCCTGGAAGTGCACCACCAACTGATCCTCCTGGCAGCGCAGTACCACCACCTGGCAGTACCGGTGCGCCACCACCAACCGGTCCTCCTGGCAGTGAACCATCACCAAGTCCTCCTGGAAGTGCACCACCAACTGATCCTCCTGGCAGCGCAGCACCACCAGCTGGCAGTCCCGGTGCGCCACCACCAACCGGTCCTCCTGGCAGTGAACCACCACCTAGTTCCCCTGGCAGCGCACCACCACCAGGTCTTCCTCCTAGCCCACCTCGTACTCCTGGTGCACCATCATCTGGCCCTCTGCCTAGATCACCTCCTCGTCGTAGTGCAGCAACACCTGCTAGTTTACTACTTAGACCACATGGTCGTCCACTTCGCTTTCCACTTAGACGAGGTCGTCCTGGTCCCTCACCACTTGGTCTTCCGCCTAGACAATCCGATACTCCTGATGTACCACCACCATGTTCTCCACCAAAATCAACTGCACCAAACAGGGGGGAAGCATCAAGCTCAGGGACAAAGGGAGGGAGAACCAGTGaatcagaaaatagaaaaaatcccaCTCAAAGGAATTGGGAGCTTAAGCCGTATCCTGCGGGTGCTTTGTCAGCGCCGCCGACAACTTCAGTTATTCATCCTCGTCGTCCGCCTACATCTCCACCTTATCGTATTACTGGTACGTCTAAACCTGTACCTACACCATACACTGGTATAAAGCCAGCACCATATCATCCACCAATTATCCACCAAACCAACTGCACCTGTACCTACACCATACACTGGTAGGGGAAAGCCACCACCATATTATCCACCCAAATCAACTACACCAAACAGGAGGGAAGAATCAAGCTTAAGGACATGGAGAGAGTATCCAGGAGCATCAGGCTCAAGGACAAAGGGAGGGAGTCAAGAACCACCAAACTCAGGGACAAAGGAAGGGAGGCAAGAAGCAGCAGGCTCAGGGACAAAGGGAGGGAGTCAAGAACCATCAAGCTCAGTCACACAGAACTCATCAAGCGCGGGAGGTATAACCAATGAACCAGAAAATAGGCAAAATCCCACTCAAAGGAATTGGGAGCTCAGGCCTTATCCTGCGAGTGCTTTGCCGGCGGATCCCCCCAAAAAAAACAAGTGCAATTGCTGCACGCAATAGACTGCTTGCTACTCACCAAAGTCAACTGAAAACCACTTAAGCTCATAATGACTTCttagttcatttcatttttttgtttctctgtCCTACTTTCTTCCCAGTTTTCTATGCACCCAAACAAATAAGTGGCCTAATGTTCatattttagattcaaaatactatgaaaattttgtcacctaaatacttaaaaagaaactaattatttttattagtgaaTAATAAGAAGGTTTgtataagaaaatataacatCGAAATGTTTTAATCACAATGTTCTTACTAAAGTGTTTTTGAGAGAAtcaaatagttttttataaagCATTATAACtggtttttcaactttttaaaaaaaatttgtaatttttttttccgtatgaatgtaatttttttttcccctaagaagcatattatatatttttaacacactttgatttaaaaaatttgtgcaCGTGGCAATATTTGTTGGTCACTTCAATCTTCGACAAAAGACTCACGACAAAGAAGCCAAACTCAGGGTCTGAATTTCTTGCCCActatacccatatatatataaccgCCAAACCCCCAACAACCATATTATAACtagttagagagagagagagagatggtgtTGTAATCACTAATCAAAAGTGATTTTGTACTATAATTTTTCTCAAGAACCAAACACACCAAGTTCACCAAGAAGATGGATTTCCATCCTGTGCACCCATCACCACTGCCACGGGAAGAGAAAGATGAAGATCTCCACGGACACTTTGACGTGGTAGCAGATGAATGCATGGCCAATGAAAACTAGTTGGAGTTTCGCAATTTCCGACTTCAACCTCTTCATGTCCATGCAATCGTAAAGTGTACGCCAATAAGAAGAATAATTTCAattccttgttttttcttttctttttttcataatctttcTTACGCTGAATGCACGCATTTCTTGGATTCTTGGTATGAATTACAATGATAGCTTCATGTCAAAGCTTAAACCCGGCTAGTTATTATGTTTGTTTGGTGAAGAAATGTAGGAAAGGGAAGGAACCAAAATCTTTGAATACTATATGGTCTCAATTTTGGGGTTCTTCAAGAATAAGATAATTTGTTTAATGGCAATTTTTATACCCAGTAacattcttatttgttttttgatgttCGTTCATGTCTTTGTATAGAGAAAGGTTGAAGATGTGGAAGAAAATCTCAAACCTCTTTCCATCTGCTATCTGAGATTGATTCAAGGATGAGGGACGACACCTTCTTGgttcatatatagatttttggTGGGAGTAACTCTACAGATTCTGAGAAGTCAATCGGAAATCAAACATATAATTTTTCACGTACTTGATCGTGCTGTCGTGAGCAGATgataattattgtttattttaattatcataattaattatctACCATAATTATCACAATTAAATTTTCTAGagataaatcttatttattatgataattatcataattaattaatcatgataattataatatttatttgattttttattagattaccTTATATGAcatgttaatatattattagccAATTATTATGCGGCAATTAATGAGTCAACATAAAATTTGTCCCTCTATAAATCCcttcaaaaatttgaaagatttgaaataataaattttatttggctAGAATTTTAAGCCAAGGAACAAGTTttccaaacttttatttttttttcactatttttatttttcttattttgaattttgattcaaatttcttatttattttttttaagctttgcttttactactttatttatttatttagtttgattCGTTTTTTTATTGGCAACTAGAAATCCTAATACCAAAaggatttgaaataaaaaatttaatttgacccaaaaaaattttaagccaatgagcaaatttttgaaaaaaaaattaataattagaaaTCCTAATGCCAAAAGGATTTGATGTGTGAAATTTTATTGAaaccaataaatttaattagacATAAATCTTAAATTTCTCAAGTCTCTAAAAGCAATCAATTTGATtggtgttatttattttttaactttttatttgcaccttatatattttaagatattttctaatttttttactcGTCCAAGTTAAAATTTTGCTTAGTTGAAAGCTTCTGTTGTTGTGAGGTAtttgtttcttcctttctccttttttttttttttttttttgtaacatatACCTTCTTCATTAAtggtgtttttttctttttttttttcatagtcattCTTATGCAAGGAAATTATATTCCTTCTTGTTCAAGATCGTGGGgaagtgaaaatataaattttttatttctttaattttgttcttttttcattAGTGAAATTTAAggatttatttcttctttttgtgattATGGAAGAAGAATTACAAAAAAGCAAGTGAGCATGAAATTGATTCCTTTTGAtttcatagtgatattatccTTATAGCCTACAAATAAGGATTTATGTATTAATAAAGGGAGATTCTCGATCATaaatttttctaagaaataaatactttctaatgtacaaaaaatttgaaattcaaggGCCAAGGTTGCTCTCTCTTCTCTTATCCTAATTAGGAAAAACAATGGTTTAATAATTAAGGTAAACTTTATCTAATGATCAtttgaaaaatgtaaatttgTGTTTTAGCATGATTAATTCAAATACTATTTTCCTAATTGgattaattcaaaattactCTTAAGCTTCAAATaccattttaataaaaacattatagaaaatttaaaacttagatgaacaatatctacaatatcaaaaactattatcataatatatacattaaaaattcttttaaattacaagagatggtacaaagtatcaaaattaaaaatttgcaaTGAAGAATTTGTTTTCGGAATtacaacaatataaaaaatgcaatttttattcaaaaataataatgaaaggttgttattattattgagaGGTTATTATTGTGAAGAAATTTTTACACCTGAACAAGATAATTCTCTAGATTTGCCTTTAACTTTCCAACAATACAAATGGGAGTAGACCATGAACTCAAAAGCAACATGACCAAGAACACACCACCTAGTGGTTTGGGTGCGCCACCACCTAGTCATATGTCTAGACCTCCACCTAGACCATAAACTAGGGGAAACTCTATGCCACCACCATATCATCCATTGATGAATCCTAGAccactttctttcttattttccatataactttaagttatatttggctccgaaaattaagaaataagaaaaaaatatatatattttttaaggtttgattttactataaaaaaaaaagtaaaaaaaataattaaaattagtaaaaaaattatataattttaaattatttagtgtTTATGTAGAAAGActtaaaaaagtgaaataagtttgatgtagaatataataatatattttcccTCCAGCTTTATGTGAACCGGATAAGCCTAAACGAAATGAGGAATTGTTTTCCTACACAGAAAAGGAGGATAATATGGTGGTGGCTTTCCCCAGTGTATGGTGTTGCTGCAGGTTTAGACATACCAATAATAGGATAAGGAGGATGAATAGATGGAGGTGCTGGTGGAAGACCTGGTACAGTGGCGTTGCACCAGGACTTGTACTACCGGATTGGCTATGTTTGGCTATGTTGTTTTTGAGCTTATGGCCACCTCCCCTTCGTACTTTGCCGCTAGCTCCTTCATGCATTGAAGTCGACCCTCCTGCGATgtccatttggttgctgagaaacgaaaaataaataaaagaaaattacagggtatattttcttggtttgcaATCGTCACTGCCACAGAAATATCAAGCTGTCAACGAACATTGCAACACGGTTTCAGATGAATATATGGCCATTGAAAACCGGGTGAATCGCAAATTTCCAACTTGATGATCTTCACGTCCATTAACCTATAAGAAGAACAATCTTTactcttcttgttttttcttttcttttttaataatctttttaattctgATCACATGCATTTACGTTTCAAACCATCTAGCTTTCCCTGTACAAAGAAGTGGAAGAacatcaaaaatcaaacaagaacaTTACCGAGAACAGCAATTTTCTCACTCCTCTATTTGGTTCCAtacaaaaccaagaaaaaacagAACCAGACAAGTTATCTTATTCTTGAAGAACCCCAAAATTTGAGACCATGCAGTGTTCAAAGATTTTGGTTCCTTCCATTTCCCTACACTTTCTCCCCAACCAAACAAGATCCTTTAGCTTTGTAACATACTGGGTGGAGTGTCAACCGTCCACATGAAGCTATCATGTTATTCATGGCAAGATACCGCACAAATGGGCTGTTTTTCTCGTAATTTGAGGGTTGGATGAATAAAGCAGTATGCAAAGAAACCAAGAAACGAAAAGATGCATGTCAGAATGTTTGTGATTATTAAGaacgaaaagaaaaaacagaaaagtaAACCTTTATGATTGCATGGACGTGAAGGGAATCAAGCTGGAAATTCCGATTCTCCCACTCGTCGAGAGCTTGATCTTTTTGTGGCAGTGACTGGTGCAAGTCCAGTTGGGTATGCGGAAGCATTCGTGGTCAACATGTATTTCCAATAGGAGGACGACCTAAACCTTGAGGTCCTGCTCTATCGCTGAATATAtgcaataaagaagaaaattaggTTATAGTTAGTTGAAGATAAGATACGATAAAGAAGAATATTAGGTTATAGTTAGTTGAAGATAAGATAGGATAGGATATATATCCAAACATAtcctattaatataatattttaaagtagcatagataatgagatattttatgttatattatacttatatgtaatttataaaataaacaaaaaataatatgaaatatatattattttaaatgtttaaaataaaattttcttttctatttttgaaaactacaaattttgttatatttaataatattcatgattaaaatatttaaattttataaataatttttttatattatgctattcaatatgtaaaaataatttatatatcatatattaatatcattttataaatattttttttagtttttttgttttaaccataaatttaatttataataaaaaaattattttacaaaatgagtatataaaaaaataaatttatactacAAGGATATGCATATACTATATCTTAGTATAAGATTAAAATATCCCATGTAGAACAAtagaatggataaaaaaaaatgagtggaaaattataaatattttctaatatttaaatacaaggttttaccaaATTCTAGAACTTCAATCATCTATCGAACCGTTTGTCTAGTACCTTTTGAACTTTAGTTTTACATGATCATTGTCATATTCATCCACATTTGAAAGAGAATGActtaaatattaagataaacCATATGTGATGatcatttaataatgtttttaaaattttatcaaatgttaaattttcacaaaaaatattgaaacatcCTATCTTGAGGTAtgggttaaatatatataaagtatcaAATAGTTATCTTCCTATAtaaaataggtaaaaaaaaaacatattaatggTGCATTTGATACTAATATTGGAAAACATTTATaacctttctaacacttgaatgaaaaaattgttaaaaatattggaaaagtCTCTTAAAATCATTGTGAAACTtccttttaagtattagaaatactataaatacttcaaaaaattactgtcaaacacaataaaattaagtataacACCACTTGTAACAttttttcatttacattttttataacatGTTATGTTATTAACATTAATGAAACTAAACCACTAAATCACTTCACACATGAGAAAAATCAGTTGCAACGAATTGATAAATTACTCAATCACCTTTTACTCCATAtgagtataattttttattccccTAAGAAGCATATTATATGCTTTAACACACTTTGTCATGtacaattttgatttaaaaaaattgttcacgTGGCAATATTTTGTTGGTCACTGCAATCTTCGACAGAAGACTCACAACAGAGAAGCCAAACTCAGGGTCTGAATTTCCTGCCGACTATGCCCATATATATAACCGCCAAACCCCCAACAACCATATTATAACTagttagagagaaaaagatggtGTTGTAATCACTAATCAAAAGTTGGAGTGGCCAATGAAAACCAGTTGGAGTTTCGCAATTTCCGACTTCAACTTCTTCACGTCCATGCAATCATAAAGGGTACGCCAATAAGAACAATTTCAATtcgttgttttttctttttttttcttttttttttttctatttttcataatcttTCTTATGCTGAATGCATGCATTTCTTGGATTCTTGGTATGAATTACAATGATAGCTTCATGTCAATACTTAAACCCGGTTGGTCATTATGTTTGTTTGGTGAAGAAATGTAGGAAAGGGAAGGAACCTAAATCTTTGAATACTGTATGGTATCAATTTTGGGGTTCTTTGAGAATAAGATAATTTGTTTAATGACAATTGCTATACCTAGTAacattcttatttgttttttgatgttCGTTCATGTCTTTGTACAGAGAAAGGTTGAAGATGTGGAAGAAAATCTCAAACCTTTTTCCATCTGCTGTTTGAGAATTGCTTCAAGGATGAGGGACGACACCTTCTTGGTCCATAAATAGATTTTTGGTAGGAGTAACTCTACAAATTCTGAGAAGTCAATCGGAaatcaaacaaatcatttttcacatacTTAATCTTGCTGTGGTCTGATCGagcaaatggaaaaaatgaaggaaaagaaaaaagaaaaaaaaagattgggttttatttagattttaaggtTTGGGATTTTGATCACTGAAGAGTTTGATTCTAGTGGCAGAATAAAATCAAGGAGTCGTCCCTCATCCTTGAAGCAATTTTCAGACAGTAGTTAACAaaaggtttgagattttttttcacatCTTCTACTTTTTTCTGAAGAAAGAAgcgaaaaaataaaatcaaaaaatcaaaaaatcaaaaatcaaacaacaagGTTCATGAGAACAGCAATTTACACCCTCCCCCATTTGCTAGctgagaaacaaagaaaagagaacCAAACAGTTTATCTTTTTCATGAACCCCAAAATTTGAGACCATGCATTATTCAAACATTTGGTTCCCTCCAATTCCCTACACTTTCTCACGAACCAAACACGACCCTTTAGCCTAGTAACATACTGACCGTGGTTTCAACCACTGACATTAAGCTATCATTGTCATTCAAGGTGAGATACCTTACAAATGGATGGATTTTCCCCCaacttgaagaaagaaaataaaataaaaaacaagaaagaattaaagattgTTCTTCTTATTGGCGTAACTCTTAGGATTGCAGAGACATGAAAAGGTTGAAGTTGGAAATTGCAACAGTCCAAGTTGCCTTTAATAGCCATGCATTTAGCTGCTAACACGTTGAAGCGTTCGTGGGGAGCTAGCTTCATCTTCGTGTTGAAGCATTCGTGGGGAGCTAGCTTCATCTTTGTGTAGCAGTGGTGATCGGTGCAAAGGGCGGACACCCATGCATGTATAGAGAATAAGGGTTAACTTCCCTCCCACCTCAAGGTTCGTTGGTTTCAAATTTCTGGTTTAGcacatattaaaaatgcttttgatagtgattctaaaaagtatttttgacatttctaatacttaaatgataaaaaatttcaaatataaaaaaatactataagtattttttaaaatcactactaaacgcACTCCAAGTACTTATaatctttttatctaaaatctatctcaaaaataaattctataaataaaataaatttatagggGTGTTCAC
This window contains:
- the LOC117909099 gene encoding basic proline-rich protein-like, producing the protein MRNTTSLMEPKVGTCIRQKWPVQDNLSVADMKLIMFKPALLLGAQTNISQLLQLPQFIGGISPPGSFYRQPNGHQCLMSSDAPRPDASPGSPGRTPPTSPPGSAPSPGHPGSAPPPTDPPGSCAAPPSSLGSAPPLGSPDAPPPSGPPGSEPSPSPPGSAPPTDPPGSAVPPPGSTGAPPPTGPPGSEPSPSPPGSAPPTDPPGSAAPPAGSPGAPPPTGPPGSEPPPSSPGSAPPPGLPPSPPRTPGAPSSGPLPRSPPRRSAATPASLLLRPHGRPLRFPLRRGRPGPSPLGLPPRQSDTPDVPPPCSPPKSTAPNRGEASSSGTKGGRTSESENRKNPTQRNWELKPYPAGALSAPPTTSVIHPRRPPTSPPYRITGTSKPVPTPYTGIKPAPYHPPIIHQTNCTCTYTIHW